In a genomic window of bacterium:
- a CDS encoding LytR C-terminal domain-containing protein, whose translation MPGRHASDDRRRLQRDLRRFGLFALGVLVVLIGVGFAARTLIGGSADGDPAEDGTAAAAQTVATTSAPPATDPPTTTAPTTTTTAVPTTTTTEAPRPPVRPPSQVGVLVLNATSVAGLAGRFTDELAGLGYRTVPPDNHSENLDSSLIWYVEGYDREAAVLAEQAPDAELVLFPGDAPRAPITVVLGASYRE comes from the coding sequence ATGCCAGGCCGCCACGCTTCCGACGATAGGCGCCGCCTCCAGCGCGATCTGCGCCGCTTCGGCCTGTTCGCCCTAGGCGTTCTGGTGGTCCTGATCGGCGTCGGCTTCGCGGCTCGGACGCTGATCGGAGGTTCCGCGGACGGCGATCCTGCGGAGGACGGTACCGCCGCGGCGGCCCAGACCGTGGCTACGACCAGCGCCCCTCCCGCCACCGACCCTCCGACCACCACCGCCCCGACGACCACGACGACAGCCGTTCCGACCACCACGACCACCGAGGCTCCTCGCCCGCCCGTCCGGCCACCCTCGCAAGTGGGAGTGCTCGTTCTCAACGCCACCTCGGTAGCCGGACTGGCTGGTCGCTTCACCGATGAACTGGCCGGCTTGGGCTACCGGACCGTTCCTCCGGACAACCATTCCGAGAATCTCGACTCCTCCCTGATCTGGTACGTGGAGGGATACGACCGGGAGGCGGCAGTCCTGGCCGAACAGGCACCGGATGCCGAACTCGTGCTGTTCCCGGGCGACGCCCCGCGGGCGCCGATCACCGTAGTGCTGGGCGCGAGCTACCGAGAGTGA
- a CDS encoding AI-2E family transporter: protein MNQQDRERLTRHDWLRGVGVAAWSIVGIFVVIALVAWAVYQVRIIWAPLIFAVLLVYLVKPLIDILERYRIPRVGGGCLVYLVLGGILVLIGVLIVPIISRQTVELVDRVPDVIDSTFNVVADLAASLNLPVELAGVDSLSDELVGWFSDPSNREVILEGLSRAGELARGLVEGVVVVLLAPVLAFYMVVDAHNLRRAAERLVPAADRAEVIHLARQVGKALGGFVRGQLVVAAIVGVLSSTVLWILDLPFWLIVGLLAGLLNVVPFIGPWVGGALGVATALIVGDPIRAVWVVIAFLIIQQFDNHLVSPMVLRVAVHLSPVTIILALLAGGSIGGLLGVLIAVPTTAVFKIIIGHLWRTRVLGESWEQAASAVVVEYEVEPLRERFRRGGAEASRADEEDGGGPAAADGDIADPDRTGSGDTDSLTDS from the coding sequence GTGAACCAGCAGGATCGCGAAAGGCTTACCAGGCACGACTGGCTACGGGGCGTAGGCGTGGCGGCCTGGAGCATCGTGGGCATCTTCGTTGTGATCGCACTAGTGGCCTGGGCCGTCTACCAGGTGCGGATCATCTGGGCGCCGCTGATATTCGCGGTACTCCTCGTTTACCTGGTCAAACCACTGATCGACATCCTGGAGCGCTACAGGATCCCGAGGGTGGGCGGGGGGTGCCTCGTCTACCTGGTGCTCGGCGGCATACTCGTGCTGATCGGAGTGTTGATCGTGCCGATCATCAGCCGGCAGACCGTCGAGCTGGTGGACCGAGTCCCCGACGTGATCGACAGCACCTTCAACGTGGTGGCCGATCTGGCCGCGTCTCTCAACCTCCCGGTCGAGTTGGCCGGCGTCGACTCGTTATCCGACGAGTTGGTGGGCTGGTTCTCGGATCCGTCCAACCGCGAGGTGATCCTGGAGGGCCTCTCCCGGGCTGGAGAGCTCGCCAGGGGGCTCGTCGAGGGGGTGGTGGTCGTGCTGCTCGCTCCTGTTCTGGCCTTCTACATGGTCGTGGATGCGCACAATCTCCGGAGGGCGGCGGAGCGCCTGGTTCCGGCGGCCGATCGGGCCGAGGTGATCCATCTGGCCCGGCAGGTGGGCAAGGCCCTGGGAGGTTTCGTCCGGGGCCAGCTGGTGGTGGCGGCCATCGTCGGAGTCCTGTCCAGCACGGTGCTGTGGATCCTCGACCTGCCGTTCTGGTTGATAGTCGGCCTGCTGGCCGGGTTGCTCAACGTCGTGCCCTTCATCGGTCCGTGGGTGGGAGGTGCGCTCGGCGTGGCGACCGCGCTGATCGTGGGAGATCCGATCCGGGCGGTCTGGGTCGTCATCGCCTTTCTCATCATCCAGCAGTTCGACAATCATCTCGTGAGCCCCATGGTGCTACGGGTGGCCGTCCATCTGAGCCCCGTCACCATCATCCTGGCGTTGCTGGCCGGTGGGTCCATCGGGGGACTGCTGGGCGTGCTCATCGCCGTACCGACCACCGCGGTCTTCAAGATCATCATCGGCCATCTCTGGCGCACCCGGGTGCTCGGAGAGTCCTGGGAGCAGGCCGCCTCGGCCGTGGTGGTGGAGTACGAGGTGGAGCCCTTGCGGGAGCGTTTCCGTCGTGGTGGGGCGGAGGCGAGCAGGGCTGATGAGGAGGATGGGGGAGGACCGGCCGCCGCTGATGGTGACATCGCCGACCCGGACCGGACAGGATCCGGCGATACCGATTCTTTGACGGATAGCTGA
- a CDS encoding CvpA family protein, which yields MLDILVLSGLGLAVVLGYRRGLLSAAAGLVFLSVGIVVGYRVGPVGQGVVESWTGASPLTSRFIASAVVFLVVFLVGRLLIRRILVLSGPVRLVDQFGGALVAAAAFVVVAGLLILAVASAPYLPSAVVQALDQSRAVALVTSEGPRFTPGISRLLGDRVLESYLNLRRLSEESPVLLDGVGDGGADVSAVGDAVEDIAVPVIQLLDRLVVIEGDERVEITPAEEPVQARPDLATELLDRLNLFRVEAGEEPLAWSAALAEIAAGHGVEMYEEGYFSHVSPGTGSVADRLVAQGIPFRIAGENLALNPTVDGVHGGLAASPSHRATMLETRFTRVGISVHDGPLGLMVVQVFTG from the coding sequence ATGCTGGACATCCTCGTGCTGTCCGGCCTGGGCTTGGCTGTCGTTCTCGGGTACCGGCGGGGATTGCTGAGCGCGGCCGCCGGTCTGGTGTTTCTGTCGGTCGGGATCGTGGTGGGATACCGCGTCGGACCCGTCGGGCAAGGCGTGGTCGAGTCGTGGACCGGCGCCAGCCCCCTGACGTCGCGGTTCATCGCGTCAGCAGTGGTGTTCCTGGTCGTCTTCCTGGTAGGCCGCCTGCTGATCCGCCGGATTCTGGTCCTGTCCGGACCGGTGCGGTTGGTGGATCAGTTCGGTGGAGCGCTCGTTGCGGCGGCGGCGTTCGTGGTGGTGGCCGGTCTGCTGATCCTGGCTGTCGCTAGCGCGCCCTACCTTCCGTCGGCGGTGGTCCAGGCGCTCGATCAGTCGAGGGCTGTCGCCCTGGTCACATCCGAGGGACCGCGCTTCACCCCGGGCATCAGCCGGCTTCTGGGCGACCGGGTCCTCGAGTCCTACCTGAACCTCAGGAGGTTGTCGGAGGAGAGTCCGGTACTGCTCGATGGCGTTGGCGACGGCGGTGCGGATGTCTCTGCGGTTGGAGATGCGGTGGAGGACATCGCCGTCCCGGTCATCCAGCTGCTGGACAGGTTGGTGGTAATCGAGGGCGATGAGCGGGTGGAGATAACGCCGGCTGAGGAGCCGGTGCAGGCTCGTCCCGATCTGGCCACCGAGTTGTTGGACCGGCTGAACCTGTTCCGGGTCGAAGCCGGCGAAGAACCGCTGGCATGGTCGGCGGCCCTGGCGGAGATCGCCGCCGGGCACGGCGTAGAGATGTACGAGGAAGGCTATTTCTCCCACGTCTCGCCGGGTACCGGGTCGGTGGCGGATCGTCTTGTCGCGCAAGGGATACCGTTCCGGATCGCCGGGGAGAACCTGGCCCTGAACCCGACCGTCGACGGTGTCCACGGCGGCCTGGCCGCATCGCCCAGTCATCGAGCGACCATGCTGGAGACACGATTCACCCGCGTGGGGATCTCGGTGCATGACGGTCCGCTCGGGCTGATGGTGGTGCAGGTGTTCACGGGATGA